One region of Niallia sp. Man26 genomic DNA includes:
- a CDS encoding MTH1187 family thiamine-binding protein produces MAIVDVTVIPIGTETPSVSAYVADIQKVLKTYEEKGAIRFQLTPMNTIIEGELPVLFEVIQAMHEVPFSKGLVRVATNIRIDDRRDVKRKMEEKVDRVLSHLKD; encoded by the coding sequence GTGGCAATAGTAGATGTAACAGTTATCCCAATTGGGACGGAGACACCAAGTGTCAGTGCCTATGTGGCAGATATCCAGAAAGTATTAAAAACATACGAAGAAAAAGGGGCAATCAGATTTCAGCTGACGCCGATGAATACGATAATTGAAGGAGAATTACCTGTTTTGTTTGAGGTAATCCAAGCAATGCATGAGGTGCCTTTCTCTAAAGGGCTAGTTCGTGTTGCTACAAATATACGGATAGATGACAGACGGGATGTAAAAAGGAAGATGGAAGAGAAAGTCGACAGAGTGCTTAGCCATCTTAAAGACTAA
- a CDS encoding M14 family metallopeptidase, which produces MEVIARNGDTLSYYSRLFMIPLQLLADSNQQSAKDALKKGDCIHIPGFQAETLQLKTGDALWKIAGSRNISVDCLLLLNQNTNINELQTGDEMIAPKRIMERLVNARKKYDFQSLQNDLEILKENYPFIQINTLGKSVLGNEIQEIRIGRGSKKVHMNGSFHANEWITSAILMSYVNDFLLAITNGGKINNIDTLPIYRNVDLSLVPMVNPDGVDLVLNGPPEHMRSKVIAINEGSTDFTGWKANINGVDLNNQFPAFWEIEKERKEPKTPAPRDYPGDAPLTEPEAVIMAQLANQEKFNRMIAFHTQGKEFYWGYENFEPSESALIANEFSRLSGYKAVQNVDSHAGYKDWFIQEFRQPGFTLELGKGINPLPLSQFDDIYKDVLGIFVASLYL; this is translated from the coding sequence ATGGAGGTTATAGCAAGAAACGGTGACACTCTATCGTACTACAGCAGATTGTTTATGATCCCGCTCCAGCTTCTTGCTGACAGCAATCAGCAAAGTGCTAAGGATGCTCTTAAAAAAGGCGATTGCATTCATATTCCAGGCTTTCAAGCAGAAACACTTCAACTGAAGACGGGCGATGCTTTATGGAAAATAGCCGGAAGCAGAAATATCTCTGTCGACTGTCTTCTTTTACTGAATCAAAACACGAATATAAATGAGCTCCAAACAGGCGATGAAATGATTGCTCCGAAACGAATTATGGAAAGATTAGTGAATGCACGCAAAAAATATGATTTTCAGTCATTGCAAAATGATCTGGAAATTCTAAAAGAAAATTATCCTTTTATTCAAATTAATACATTGGGAAAAAGTGTTCTTGGCAATGAAATTCAAGAAATTCGAATCGGCCGCGGCAGCAAAAAAGTACATATGAACGGAAGCTTTCATGCTAATGAATGGATTACAAGTGCAATCCTGATGTCGTATGTAAATGATTTTCTGCTGGCCATTACAAATGGCGGAAAGATAAACAATATTGACACATTGCCTATTTATAGAAATGTAGACCTATCTCTTGTGCCAATGGTAAATCCTGATGGCGTAGATTTAGTGCTGAATGGACCTCCAGAGCATATGCGGTCGAAAGTGATTGCTATTAATGAAGGCAGCACAGATTTTACAGGCTGGAAGGCGAATATAAATGGTGTTGATTTAAATAATCAATTTCCTGCATTTTGGGAGATTGAGAAAGAGAGGAAGGAGCCAAAAACCCCTGCTCCTCGTGATTATCCTGGAGATGCACCACTTACAGAGCCAGAAGCAGTAATAATGGCACAGCTTGCAAACCAGGAGAAATTCAACAGAATGATAGCATTCCATACTCAAGGCAAGGAATTTTATTGGGGGTATGAAAATTTTGAACCATCTGAATCAGCACTAATTGCAAACGAGTTTTCCCGATTAAGCGGATATAAAGCGGTTCAAAATGTTGACAGCCATGCCGGCTATAAAGATTGGTTTATTCAGGAATTTAGACAGCCAGGTTTTACTCTCGAGTTGGGGAAAGGAATAAATCCTCTGCCATTATCACAGTTTGATGATATTTACAAAGATGTTTTAGGAATATTTGTGGCATCGTTATATTTGTAA
- a CDS encoding ROK family glucokinase, which produces MQEKWVVGIDLGGTTVKIAFLTTDGNMIDNWEIPTDNSNEGANITSDIAKSVHEKLAEWNHNKEDVLGAGMGAPGPFDYKTGIIYNTVNLSWPDNFPLKANLERDLGLPVILDNDANCAALGEMWKGAGEGYKNLVCVTLGTGVGGGIIVDGKIVQGAKGAAGEIGHITSIIENGAPCNCGKTGCLETISSATGIVRIARERLNENPDSSLHQILTNNGTISAKDVFDQANAGDELANEVVSFVASHLGLALANIANTLNPERIVLGGGVSKAGDILLKPVNEYFQKYSFKAVAQSTLIDVATLGNAAGVIGAAWLANK; this is translated from the coding sequence ATGCAGGAAAAATGGGTGGTTGGAATCGATCTTGGCGGTACGACTGTGAAAATTGCTTTCTTGACAACAGATGGCAATATGATTGATAACTGGGAGATCCCTACAGATAATTCAAATGAGGGTGCGAACATCACTAGTGATATTGCTAAATCTGTTCATGAGAAGCTTGCTGAATGGAATCATAACAAGGAAGATGTGCTTGGTGCGGGTATGGGAGCACCAGGTCCGTTTGATTATAAAACAGGTATCATTTACAATACAGTGAATCTTAGCTGGCCGGATAATTTTCCGCTGAAGGCTAATTTAGAGAGAGATCTTGGCTTGCCTGTCATCCTTGATAATGACGCAAACTGTGCAGCCCTTGGTGAGATGTGGAAGGGTGCAGGTGAAGGTTATAAGAATCTTGTTTGCGTCACATTAGGCACTGGAGTTGGCGGCGGTATTATCGTTGATGGAAAAATTGTTCAAGGGGCCAAGGGAGCTGCTGGTGAAATCGGCCACATTACTTCCATCATCGAAAATGGTGCACCTTGCAACTGTGGAAAAACAGGCTGTCTTGAAACAATCTCGTCTGCAACAGGAATTGTTCGGATTGCCAGAGAGCGATTGAATGAAAATCCTGATAGCAGTCTGCACCAAATCCTAACAAATAACGGTACAATCTCTGCAAAGGATGTATTTGATCAAGCAAATGCCGGAGATGAACTTGCAAATGAGGTAGTTTCCTTTGTAGCTTCACATCTAGGTTTAGCCCTTGCTAATATTGCAAACACATTAAATCCGGAGAGAATTGTGCTTGGCGGCGGAGTGTCAAAAGCAGGAGATATTTTATTAAAGCCTGTTAACGAGTACTTCCAGAAATATTCTTTCAAAGCTGTTGCCCAGTCAACACTTATCGATGTAGCTACATTGGGGAATGCTGCAGGTGTCATCGGCGCAGCATGGCTTGCAAATAAATAA
- a CDS encoding YqgQ family protein — translation MKTIYDVQQFLKRFGTIIYVGDRLGDLELMKAELEELRHTEIIEKQDFDMAVLLLNQGIQQLKEKQK, via the coding sequence ATGAAGACGATATACGATGTGCAGCAATTTTTGAAAAGGTTCGGTACCATAATATACGTAGGAGACAGATTAGGTGATTTGGAGCTGATGAAAGCAGAATTAGAAGAGCTCCGTCATACAGAAATCATAGAGAAACAAGATTTTGATATGGCTGTTCTACTACTAAATCAAGGAATACAACAATTAAAAGAGAAACAGAAATAG
- a CDS encoding DUF92 domain-containing protein produces MGQIISILIILIAVYLAWKEGFLNKSGSIAAFFVGLGIQLGFHYQGFILLGVFFLTSSLLSKYKKDKKARVEEMHEKGSTRDYMQVLANGGAAALVSLFYGWSGSHELIILFAVLLAAANSDTWASEIGPLSKSKPFSLRTFSRAKAGTSGAMSLLGTIAGFFGSLLIGFCAYLLFPISVNEFLLISLFGFIGNIIDTLLGAYVQAEYQCTVCGAKVEKRVHHAREAKQIKGFSFLNNDAVNILSGVLAACLAALFVL; encoded by the coding sequence TTGGGACAAATAATTAGCATTCTCATTATCCTTATTGCTGTATACCTAGCATGGAAGGAAGGGTTTCTTAACAAAAGCGGCAGTATTGCAGCCTTTTTTGTCGGTCTAGGTATCCAATTAGGTTTCCACTATCAAGGATTTATCCTCCTAGGTGTTTTTTTTCTTACCTCCAGTCTTTTGTCAAAATATAAAAAAGACAAAAAAGCAAGAGTGGAAGAAATGCATGAAAAAGGCTCTACAAGAGACTATATGCAAGTACTTGCAAACGGTGGTGCAGCAGCACTAGTCAGTCTTTTTTACGGCTGGAGCGGAAGTCATGAGCTGATTATTCTTTTCGCTGTCCTGCTTGCCGCAGCCAATTCTGACACTTGGGCATCAGAAATTGGCCCTCTAAGCAAAAGCAAACCATTTTCGCTTAGAACCTTTAGCAGAGCAAAAGCTGGCACATCTGGGGCAATGAGTTTACTCGGTACAATAGCAGGTTTTTTTGGTTCCTTGTTGATTGGTTTTTGCGCTTATTTGCTATTCCCTATAAGTGTAAATGAATTTCTGCTGATTTCTTTATTTGGATTTATCGGCAATATTATTGACACCTTACTGGGGGCTTATGTTCAAGCAGAATATCAATGTACAGTTTGCGGAGCAAAAGTAGAAAAACGAGTGCATCATGCTAGAGAAGCAAAACAGATAAAGGGTTTTTCTTTTCTTAACAATGATGCTGTCAATATTTTGTCAGGTGTGCTTGCAGCCTGCCTTGCTGCTTTATTTGTTCTTTAA
- a CDS encoding 5-formyltetrahydrofolate cyclo-ligase: MTETKKEIRTRILKELQSLSKPVYEQLSYEIAQNLYKHPLFQNARHIGLTISKSPEVDTLQIIRTAWAEGKKVSVPKCLPSTKEMVFRQLDRFDQLETVYSGLYEPIESETALTEGDEMDLVLVPGVAYAANGYRIGFGGGYYDRYLLNYHGNTISLAMDCQLEDSIPAEAHDIPVQHLITNKGVIAIGTNN, translated from the coding sequence ATGACGGAGACAAAAAAAGAGATAAGAACAAGAATACTCAAAGAATTGCAGTCTTTATCTAAGCCTGTATATGAGCAGCTATCCTACGAAATTGCCCAAAATTTATACAAGCATCCATTGTTTCAAAATGCTCGTCATATTGGTTTAACCATTTCCAAATCACCAGAAGTGGATACACTGCAAATAATCCGCACAGCCTGGGCCGAAGGGAAAAAAGTCAGTGTGCCAAAATGTCTGCCGAGCACGAAAGAAATGGTATTTCGGCAGTTAGACCGTTTTGACCAGCTTGAAACTGTATACAGCGGGCTTTATGAACCAATTGAATCAGAAACAGCTTTAACAGAAGGCGATGAAATGGATTTGGTGCTTGTACCAGGAGTTGCTTATGCAGCAAACGGTTATCGAATTGGGTTTGGTGGAGGCTACTATGACCGCTATCTCCTAAATTATCATGGAAATACGATTTCATTAGCGATGGATTGCCAATTGGAAGATTCTATCCCGGCAGAAGCTCATGATATTCCTGTACAGCATTTGATTACAAATAAAGGAGTAATTGCTATTGGGACAAATAATTAG
- the rpmG gene encoding 50S ribosomal protein L33 codes for MRVNITLACTECGDRNYISKKNKRNNPDRLELKKYCSREKRTTTHRETK; via the coding sequence ATGCGTGTCAACATTACGTTAGCTTGCACAGAATGTGGAGATCGTAACTACATTTCTAAAAAAAATAAACGAAATAACCCAGACCGTCTTGAGCTTAAAAAATATTGCTCAAGAGAAAAACGCACAACAACACATCGCGAAACAAAATAA
- a CDS encoding glycosyltransferase, producing MNVSYFQLIVHAELPVMNYYSSNKEDRQSFHIASIALLTFLKNMEKKAVPYSVSLALPPIYLELAETEDYQKEITEFLEKNKWKWEEEYSYWLKIDRNITATIKKLVHDHKIEILATSASYSSLTSLSTVNGVKLQIETGISIIEDHLNIRPNGFWLPNGAFSPGIDLHLKKAGIGYSFVYDKTLAITDPVPKAEGLPVKSPHDICMIPLRQWSDVKETGSLFTGLPKTKDIPAMTAIAVSVAEINEFSQELTKDFVENDSIMPLSPEAYIRQFSGNLEKVHISSSFFNQKKLNRIHEDGKSYARLSFLEKEVTAWREQKLSDCADRVVKQLEKEWLMLHAIVNQLDYPDNLQHNHWEAADKLSVFLKDSIEKAWLEERESKHAIFRAVPAYQKEMNNPFAQGGSKKKILILSWEYPPNIIGGLGTHVAGLAETLAKQYEVHVITSQDMNQELVDEQVSPSLYVYRVKPLHQREKNFITWIGGLNISMWEKALDLAANHHFELIQGHDWLIGAAATAIKTELGIPLVTTMHATEHGRNGGIYTEMQKFIYEKEQQLINASDSVIVCSEYMKTEVSSLFAVSENKLNVIPNGIKLENNQAALNSAEELGLDPNKKTVFALGRMVKEKGFETLLEAATRLKIKDIQFVLAGAGPMFNEYKQYIAANGLSDKVHLIGYLPEDRKNGFFQVADIVVIPSHYEPFGIVALESLCFEKPTIVSNTGGLKGIVEHGKTGMLMEPGNTESMLEQLQSLIDDPLMALEIGKNGRAIVEKLFGWNRVGDETSRVFEEAILNKRMAETAATME from the coding sequence ATGAACGTATCCTATTTTCAGTTAATCGTTCATGCAGAGCTTCCTGTCATGAATTATTATTCCAGCAATAAAGAAGACAGACAGTCTTTTCATATAGCTTCGATAGCTTTGCTTACTTTTTTAAAGAACATGGAAAAGAAGGCAGTGCCATACAGCGTTTCCCTTGCATTGCCACCGATTTATTTAGAATTGGCAGAAACAGAAGATTACCAAAAAGAAATAACTGAATTTTTAGAAAAAAATAAATGGAAATGGGAAGAAGAATACTCCTACTGGCTCAAGATTGACAGGAATATAACAGCAACCATTAAGAAATTGGTACATGACCATAAAATAGAGATATTGGCCACATCTGCGTCCTATTCCTCTCTTACATCTCTGTCAACGGTAAATGGTGTGAAACTCCAAATTGAAACAGGAATTTCCATTATAGAAGACCATTTAAATATTCGTCCAAATGGATTTTGGCTTCCAAATGGCGCCTTTTCACCAGGCATTGATTTGCATCTTAAAAAGGCGGGGATTGGATATAGCTTTGTGTATGACAAAACTTTAGCCATCACAGATCCTGTTCCTAAAGCAGAAGGTTTGCCAGTGAAATCACCTCATGATATATGCATGATACCATTAAGACAATGGTCTGACGTTAAGGAGACGGGAAGTTTATTTACAGGTTTGCCGAAAACAAAAGATATTCCTGCGATGACAGCAATTGCTGTGAGTGTAGCCGAGATTAATGAGTTTTCACAAGAATTAACGAAGGACTTCGTGGAAAATGATTCGATTATGCCGTTATCACCAGAAGCATATATTCGTCAATTTAGCGGGAATTTAGAGAAGGTTCATATTAGTTCCTCCTTTTTTAATCAGAAGAAGTTAAATAGAATACACGAAGATGGAAAGAGCTATGCTAGACTGTCCTTCCTTGAAAAAGAGGTTACAGCCTGGCGGGAGCAGAAGCTTTCTGACTGTGCTGACAGGGTCGTTAAACAGCTGGAAAAGGAATGGCTCATGCTTCATGCTATTGTTAATCAACTGGATTATCCAGATAACCTGCAGCACAATCATTGGGAAGCAGCTGATAAGCTGAGTGTCTTTTTGAAAGACAGTATAGAAAAAGCATGGTTAGAAGAACGAGAAAGTAAACACGCTATCTTCCGTGCAGTTCCTGCTTACCAAAAGGAAATGAATAACCCCTTTGCACAAGGAGGAAGCAAGAAAAAAATTCTGATTCTTTCATGGGAATACCCACCCAATATTATTGGAGGACTTGGAACACATGTAGCTGGGTTAGCAGAAACATTAGCCAAACAATATGAAGTTCATGTAATCACGTCACAAGACATGAATCAAGAATTAGTTGATGAACAGGTAAGTCCTTCCTTGTATGTGTATCGAGTGAAGCCGCTGCATCAGCGGGAAAAGAACTTTATAACTTGGATTGGCGGCTTAAATATAAGCATGTGGGAAAAAGCCTTAGACTTAGCAGCTAACCATCATTTTGAGCTAATTCAAGGCCATGATTGGCTCATCGGAGCAGCAGCTACAGCAATAAAGACAGAACTAGGCATTCCGTTAGTTACAACTATGCACGCAACAGAGCATGGAAGAAACGGCGGCATCTATACAGAAATGCAAAAATTTATTTATGAAAAGGAACAGCAGCTAATCAATGCGTCCGATTCAGTAATTGTCTGCAGTGAGTACATGAAAACAGAAGTGTCTTCGTTATTTGCTGTAAGTGAAAACAAACTTAATGTTATTCCAAACGGAATTAAGTTGGAAAATAATCAGGCAGCCTTAAATTCAGCAGAAGAATTGGGATTGGATCCAAATAAGAAGACGGTTTTTGCGCTAGGAAGAATGGTGAAGGAAAAAGGATTTGAAACATTGCTTGAAGCAGCTACACGTCTTAAAATCAAGGATATTCAATTTGTTCTTGCGGGTGCTGGTCCAATGTTTAATGAATATAAACAATATATTGCTGCAAATGGTTTATCGGACAAGGTTCACTTGATTGGCTACTTACCGGAAGACAGAAAAAATGGTTTCTTCCAAGTAGCAGACATTGTTGTCATTCCAAGCCATTATGAACCTTTCGGCATTGTTGCTTTAGAATCGCTGTGTTTTGAGAAGCCGACAATCGTATCCAACACGGGCGGCTTAAAAGGGATAGTAGAGCATGGTAAGACAGGGATGCTTATGGAACCAGGGAATACTGAAAGTATGTTAGAACAATTGCAATCCTTAATCGATGACCCACTTATGGCATTGGAGATTGGAAAAAATGGCAGGGCGATTGTAGAAAAGCTGTTTGGCTGGAACAGAGTCGGCGATGAAACCTCAAGGGTGTTTGAAGAAGCAATCCTAAATAAGAGGATGGCAGAAACGGCAGCTACTATGGAATAA
- a CDS encoding DUF4912 domain-containing protein, whose product MLEQIVNLRKEGLSFRKIAKELDMSLGKVQYQWGKYLKEAEKAEQKEGASPKEYADNSAVMSPFLWTSIQTLKKSNGMEAWLAGENRALIFWSIPASKWNLISSYCGFLNDDLSLKLRVYDITSIYFDGSNAHATDEIQLDRDKNQLVLEGLQPNRSYCFEVGIQDGSGALMPILQSNPIHTPRTSADQAGENAKDVIAWSEGKTPLPNWIEHVSTYSYYETAVKESVKKQ is encoded by the coding sequence TTGTTAGAACAAATAGTTAATTTAAGGAAGGAAGGCTTGTCTTTCCGAAAAATTGCGAAAGAACTGGATATGAGCCTTGGAAAGGTGCAATATCAGTGGGGGAAGTATTTGAAAGAAGCGGAAAAGGCAGAGCAGAAAGAAGGAGCTTCTCCTAAAGAATATGCCGATAACAGTGCTGTTATGTCCCCTTTTTTATGGACAAGCATTCAAACATTAAAAAAGAGTAATGGCATGGAAGCATGGCTTGCAGGAGAAAACAGAGCACTAATTTTCTGGAGCATACCAGCATCAAAGTGGAACTTAATTTCTTCCTACTGCGGCTTTCTTAATGATGACTTATCGCTAAAGCTGCGTGTCTATGATATCACGAGCATATATTTCGATGGCAGCAATGCACATGCTACCGATGAAATTCAGCTGGATCGTGACAAGAATCAACTCGTTTTGGAAGGATTACAGCCAAATAGAAGTTACTGTTTTGAAGTTGGGATACAGGATGGTAGCGGAGCTCTCATGCCAATTCTGCAGTCTAATCCTATTCATACACCAAGAACAAGTGCAGACCAAGCAGGTGAAAATGCAAAGGATGTAATAGCATGGAGCGAAGGAAAAACTCCACTTCCTAATTGGATTGAGCATGTTAGCACATACAGTTATTATGAGACAGCGGTAAAGGAGAGTGTGAAGAAGCAATGA
- a CDS encoding penicillin-binding protein 2, which produces MGNKKKKKTIPIRLNIIFFAVFLLFSALILRLGFVQIVYGDEYKRELEKTEDVTVDTSVPRGKIYDSTGKVIVDNLAKNAITYTNTGVSTEKMMETAEALAKYIKKDTKKVTERDKQDYWILKHPEEAEALVTKEEKTALAEKYTDSDEYNSQVYKLQLKRITEDKLKSLTNDDLEVIAIYREFSSGYKLTPHIVKNDKVTNKEMAVVSENLTSLKGVDTTTDWDRDYPFGKTLASVLGSVSSSEEGLPAESLDYYLSKGYSRNDRVGKSYLELQYEDVLKGQKEKVRNETNSDGEITDTEVITEGKRGNDLVLAIDMELQQKVEDIIEKQLKAAKQMSGTKFLDRAYVVLMDPNTGDVLTMAGKRLVTEDGKTKVNDDALGNITTSYNVGSVVKGATVLTGYNTGAISPGTVINDTPVRIGDTIKKSWTTMGPINDLTALMRSSNVYMFQTVMKIAGARYVYGQPLSVDAEDFTIMRNAYAQYGLGIRTGIDLPNEQTGFKGTETSVPGKLLDLSIGQYDTYTNMQLAQYISTIANGGNRMEPHIVKEIRSPVSEEGELGAVVDSVEPKVLNTIDAKPEWIKRVQTGFKMVAQSPKGTAYTYLSGKSYSPSAKTGTAEAFYDGPQKSNYKTLQEVMNLSLVSYAPSENPEVAMAVLVPWAYNGSVDNKANLKIGEEVLDAYFDMKKERQKEK; this is translated from the coding sequence TTGGGAAACAAGAAGAAAAAAAAGACGATTCCGATTCGCCTTAACATTATCTTTTTTGCTGTCTTTTTGCTCTTTTCTGCATTGATCCTGAGACTAGGTTTCGTGCAGATTGTTTATGGAGATGAGTATAAGCGGGAACTGGAAAAAACAGAGGATGTAACAGTAGATACATCTGTGCCCCGCGGGAAAATCTATGATTCGACAGGAAAGGTTATTGTTGATAATCTCGCGAAAAATGCGATAACGTACACAAATACCGGTGTCTCTACCGAAAAAATGATGGAGACTGCCGAGGCGCTTGCGAAATATATAAAAAAGGATACCAAAAAAGTTACCGAACGTGACAAACAGGATTACTGGATATTAAAGCATCCGGAAGAAGCGGAAGCACTTGTTACGAAAGAGGAAAAAACTGCTCTTGCGGAAAAGTACACCGATTCAGATGAATATAACTCTCAAGTATATAAGCTGCAGCTTAAAAGGATCACGGAGGATAAACTAAAGTCTTTGACTAATGATGATTTAGAAGTTATAGCAATTTACCGAGAGTTTTCAAGCGGCTATAAACTGACACCACATATCGTCAAAAACGATAAAGTGACGAACAAAGAAATGGCAGTTGTAAGTGAAAACTTAACGTCTTTAAAAGGTGTCGATACAACAACAGACTGGGATAGAGATTACCCATTCGGCAAGACACTTGCTTCTGTTCTCGGCAGTGTGAGCTCGTCAGAGGAAGGCCTACCAGCTGAGTCGTTAGATTATTATCTTTCAAAAGGCTACAGCCGCAATGATCGTGTCGGCAAAAGTTATCTGGAACTTCAGTATGAAGATGTTTTGAAAGGACAGAAAGAAAAAGTCCGCAATGAGACAAACAGTGATGGAGAAATTACAGACACAGAAGTGATTACAGAAGGAAAACGCGGAAATGACCTTGTGCTTGCAATTGACATGGAGCTGCAGCAAAAAGTCGAAGACATCATTGAAAAGCAGCTGAAGGCAGCTAAACAAATGTCAGGAACAAAATTCCTTGACCGTGCTTATGTTGTTCTGATGGATCCAAACACAGGCGATGTGCTGACAATGGCAGGGAAAAGACTTGTAACAGAAGATGGAAAAACAAAGGTGAACGATGATGCTCTCGGCAATATTACGACATCCTACAACGTCGGATCTGTCGTTAAGGGTGCTACTGTTCTGACAGGCTATAATACTGGGGCAATCAGTCCGGGAACAGTTATTAATGATACACCTGTAAGAATAGGTGATACTATTAAGAAATCATGGACAACAATGGGGCCAATCAATGACTTAACAGCCTTGATGCGTTCATCAAACGTCTACATGTTCCAGACTGTTATGAAAATAGCAGGTGCTAGATATGTTTACGGCCAGCCTCTGTCTGTTGATGCAGAGGACTTCACAATAATGAGAAATGCGTACGCTCAATACGGGTTGGGAATTCGCACAGGCATCGACTTGCCGAATGAGCAGACAGGCTTTAAAGGAACAGAAACGTCAGTACCTGGTAAGCTTCTCGATCTTTCCATCGGTCAGTATGATACGTACACAAATATGCAGCTTGCCCAATATATTTCTACAATCGCAAATGGCGGGAACAGAATGGAACCGCATATCGTCAAGGAAATTAGAAGCCCTGTATCTGAAGAAGGCGAGCTTGGGGCAGTAGTTGACTCTGTTGAGCCAAAGGTTTTAAATACGATTGATGCAAAACCAGAGTGGATAAAAAGGGTGCAGACAGGCTTTAAGATGGTTGCCCAAAGTCCAAAAGGAACGGCATACACGTATTTAAGCGGCAAATCATACTCTCCTTCAGCTAAGACTGGTACGGCAGAGGCTTTCTATGATGGACCGCAAAAGAGCAACTATAAGACATTGCAGGAAGTAATGAACTTGAGCTTAGTAAGCTATGCACCTTCTGAAAATCCGGAAGTGGCAATGGCAGTCCTAGTTCCATGGGCATATAACGGCAGTGTTGACAATAAAGCAAACTTAAAAATAGGTGAAGAAGTATTAGATGCTTATTTTGATATGAAAAAAGAACGACAAAAAGAAAAATAA